The following nucleotide sequence is from Synechococcus sp. CBW1004.
GAGCGCCCATGGTGCGTGCGCTGCGTGCGGGCACACCCAGGGCCCTGGGCCGCCGCCAGAGCCTCGGCAGACCCGTGCAGCTTCTCACCGACCCGAGCGAGGCTCAGCTGACCGAGGTGATCGAGGCCAGCTACCGCCAGCTCCTCAACCGACCGCCCCTCGCGATCGAGCGTCTCGGTGACGCCGAATCTCAGCTTCGCAACGGTGTGCTGACCGTTTCCGATTTCATCGGCCAGATCGCCGGCAGCGAGATGTTCCAGGCCCGCCTTCAGCGCATGGCTCCCCTCCGTGCCGCCACAGCCGCTTACCTTGCCCTGCTTGGCCGTGCCGCCCAGCCTGCCGAGGTCAGCCGTTTCCTGGCCCGACGGGCGACAGCCGGTCAGCGTGCCGCTCTGGAGGATCTGCTCGCCAGCCGCGAGTACGCCACCAGCTTCGGACGCGACACCGTGCCCTATCTGCGCGGTCTCGGCACCCTGGAGGGCCAGCCCCTCTCCACGGTCAACCGCACGGCCCAGTTGTATGGCGGCAACGCCGCCCTCAATCCCCCCATTCGCGAAGCCCTCTGATCGGAGCCTTCTCTGAACAGAGCGCTCTGCAGCTGCATTGCCATCTGCTGTCGCAGTTGAGGTCGATCCAGACGTCAAAGCGCTGTATTCCTCCCGGAGCCCTTGATGCGGCTCCGGGTTTTTTCATGTCAAGACATTGCGATTCGGGCGTTCATTGCGCCTCAAAAGTGTTGTGCCAAGCCCGTTGCCAAACGCCTCGGCGGCGCAGAACTATTCCCGCTTCGCTGGCGCTCGCCACTGTCAAGAACTGCAGTGAAAGCCTTTGCAGGCCAAGGGTTTTCAATCAGTCCGCTGCCGTGAAGATCTGTTACCGGGCTTCGGTCGACAGCAGAGCGCTGGCGCAGAATGTCTCGGCGGTCGAACCCCACGGCCAACCCCTTACCCACCGGATGCCGGTCACCTTCAACGGCGACCGCTTGTTTCGAGGCAGAACTGCATGAGCATCGTCTCCAACTCGATCATCAACGCGGACGCCGAAGCCCGCTACCTCAGCCCTGGCGAACTCGACCAGATCAAGTCGTTCGTGGCTGGCGGACAGCGTCGCCTCCGCGTCGCCCAGGTCCTGGCCGAAAGCCGGGAGCGCATTGTCAAGCAGGCCGGCGGCCAGCTGTTCCAGAAGCGCCCTGACGTCATCTCCCCCGGCGGCAACGCCTACGGCGAGGAGATGACCGCCAGCTGCCTCCGGGACATGGATTACTACCTGCGCCTGGTCACCTACGGCGTCGTCGCTGGCGACGTGACCCCGATCGAAGAGATCGGTATCATCGGTGCCCGTGAGATGTACCGCGCCCTGGGTACTCCTCTGGAAGCGATGGCGGAAGCCGTCCGCGAGATGAAGAACGTGGCCACCAGCATCCTCACCGGCGCTGACGCCGAGGAAGCCGGTTTCTACTTCGACTACGTCGTCGGCGCCCTCTCCTGAGGTCTTCCCCCTTTCTCCTCCATCGCCTCTCTCTCAGGATCCATGCAAGACGCCATCACCAACGTCATCAATCAGGCCGACGTCCAGGGCCTGTACCTGGACCCCGGCGCCATGGGGCGCCTCGAGCAGTACTTCGCCAGTGGTGAACTGCGCGTCCGTGCCGCTGCCACCATCAGCGCCAATGCCTCGGCCATCATCAAGGAAGCCGTCGCCAAGTCGCTGCTCTATTCGGACATCACCCGTCCGGGCGGCAACATGTACACCACCCGTCGCTATGCGGCCTGCATCCGCGACCTGGATTACTACCTGCGCTACGCCACCTACGCGATGCTCGCTGGTGACACCTCGATCCTCGACGAGCGTGTGCTCAACGGCCTCAAGGAGACCTACAACTCCCTGGGCGTGCCCATCGGTGCCACGGTGCAGTCGATCCAGGCCATGAAGGAGGCCACTGCTGCTCTGGTCGGTCCTGATGCCGGTCGTGAAATGGGCGTCTATTTCGACTACATCTGCTCGGGTCTCGGCTGATCCCAACCGTTATCCCTGAGAGGAGTCGTCCCCATGCGCCTGTTCAAGATCACAGCCTGCATTCCCTGCCCTGAGAAGGTTCGCACCCAACGTGAACTGCAGAACACCTACTTCACCAAGTGGGTTCCCTATTCCAGCTGGTTCGCGGAACAGCAGCGGATCATGAAGCAGGGGGGCAAGATTCTCAAGGTGGAACTGGCGACCGGTCGTCGGCAGCAAAGCTGCGGCAACTGATCTGCTTCGACCTCGTCTCTGGATCGGCCATTCAGGCTTTGAGCTGATTGGTCGATCCTCGGCGTCTTCCCCGGCTCCGCCGGGTTTTTTTATGCTTCGCGCTCGTGGCCGCGTCCCTCCGTGCGCCTCCCGCGGCCCGAGGCCCCCGAGGGAAGCCTCGCCTCCCGTTCCCCGGTGACCATGCCTGGCCCGCCGTGATCCCGCCGCGGCGGGTAGGGGTGGCGAGAGCCGTCAGGGAATGGCCGCCGATGGTGGCACCTGGGGCCTGCCTCTCCGCCCATCTCGCCGGTTCTCTGGCGACGCGGCTTCCATGGGTGGCCGCTCCTCCTGATGGCCCCTGACCCAGCCTCAGCGACTGCGCGAGAGCCTGCCGCTGTGCCTCCTGACGTCGTCTTGATCCGCCTTCTGCGCCGGACAGCCAGCCTGGAAGCCCGGGGATCCTTCGCTGGGCTGGTCGCGATCCGTCTCTGAAGGTGCTGCATCGTGTCGCTGGTCACCACAAGTGGATCCGGTTCGTGATGGAGCGTCGGGGCCTGCCGGACGTGTCCGATCGCTCCGCTTCTCTCGACAAAGGGCGCCGCAGACGGCTCAATGGAACGATGGTCGTCCCCGTTCCTCCGGCCTCGATGTCCACCTCCACCCGAGCCTTGCCGGTTGACGCCGACGCCGTCTCCGGACGTCGGCGCGGCATCCTTCCCCTGCCCTGGAGTCTCTGGCCAGCGGAGGCCCGTCTGCTGCTCGGCCTGGTGGCCCTCTGGAGCTGTTTCGGGCTGTTGGTGCTCACCTCGGCCAGCTGGTTCGTGGCGGATCGCGAGATGGGGGATGCCGCCTTCTACCTGAAGCGTCAGCTGATCTGGCTGATCGCCAGCTGGGGTCTGTTGCTGCTGGCGATCCGCAACACGATGCGGCGCTGGCTGCATCTGGCGGCCCCGGCCCTGCTGATCGGCATGGCCCTGATCGCCGCCACTCTGGTGATCGGCAGCACGGTGAACGGAGCCAGTCGCTGGCTGGTGATCGGGCCCCTGCAGATTCAGCCCACGGAGCTGATCAAGCCCTTCATCGTGCTGCAGGGTGCGGTGCTCTTCTCGCACTGGCGCCGGATCGCCAAAGACCAGAAACTCCTCTGGCTTGCCATCTTCGGAGCCGTGATGCTGCTGATCCTCAAGCAGCCCAATCTCAGCACCGCAGCGCTGATAGGCCTGCTGCTCTGGCTGATGGCTCTGGCCGGCGGCCTGCCCCTCGTCCTGCTCCTCGGGGCTGCCGGTGGAGGTGGACTGCTCGGGACGTTCAGCATCATGGTGAACGAATATCAGCGCCTGCGCGTCACCTCGTTCCTTGACCCCTGGCGTGATCAACAGGGAGACGGCTACCAGCTGGTGCAGAGCCTGCTGGCGATCGGTTCCGGTGGCCCCCTGGGCCAGGGGTTCGGTCTCTCGACCCAGAAGCTGCAGTATCTGCCGATCCAGACCACCGATTTCATCTTCGCGGTGTTCGCTGAGGAGTTCGGCTACGTGGGCTCCCTGATGCTGCTGCTGTTTCTGATGGTCTTCGGCTTCGTCGGTCTCCGCATCGCCCTCAGCTGCCGCAGCAACCAGCACCGCCTGGTGGCGATCGGTTGCACCACCCTCCTGGTCGGCCAGTCGATCCTCAACATCGCAGTGGCCAGCGGCGCCATGCCCACCACCGGTCTGCCGCTGCCGCTGATCAGCTACGGCGGAAACTCGCTGCTCAGCAGCCTGTTCGTGGCCGGTCTTCTGATCCGCTGTTCCCTGGAGACCACCGGCCTCGAGGGGAACCGGCCCCGCCGGCAGCGTTCCGTCCCCGCCTCGATAGGCTGATCCACCGTCGGCCTTCCTACGGCCATGTTCAGCCCGGCCCTGCTGCTCGCCGACTGGGGTCGCAGCGGTGAACTGCTGCTCCAGAACTCCCTCTCCCACCCCGGACCGCTCACCCTGGGCCTGGTCTTCACCGGAGGGCTGCTCACCAGCCTCGGACCCTGTTCCCTGTCGCTGCTGCCTGTCACCCTGGCCTATCTGGCCGGATTCGGGGGCGACACCGCCCCCCTGCCTCAGCAGGCTCGCTCACTGCCCTGGCAGCGCAGCCTCAGCTTCACCGCCGGCATCGTCGCGGCCCTGGTGCTGCTGGGCGGAGGCAGCGCTCTGCTTGGACGCCTGTATGGGAGCCTGCCCAGTCAGATCCCCCTGCTGGTCGCCGTCGTGGCGGTGCTGATGGGCCTGAACCTGCTCGGTTTGCTCCCCATCCCCCTGCCCGCCGGTCCCGATCCGGAGCGTTGGAGACGTCTTGTGCCTGCTCCGCTCGGCCCGCTGGCGGCCGGCCTGGCGTTCGGACTGGCCTCCACGCCCTGCACCACGCCTGTGCTCGCGGTGTTGCTGGCCTGGATCGCCCAGAACGGCCGGCCTCTGACGGGCATGCTGCTGCTCATCAGCTTCGGGGCCGGGCAGGTGATCCCTCTTCTCCTGGCCGGCACCGCCGCCGCCATCCTGCCCTCGCTGCTGCGCCTGCGGCGCGTCGGGCAATGGATCCCACCGCTCAGCGGTGTGGTTCTTCTCACCACCGGTTGTCTCACCCTGCTCGCCCAGATCCCATGACCGCATCGGCCCCGCAGCCCTGGCGCCCGCTGCAGCGCCTGCTGGGCCTGATCTCCGATCTGCGCCTGGCGATCGCTCTGCTGCTTCTGATCGCTCTCGGCAGCGGCATCGGCACGGCGATTCCCCAGCAGGAAAGCGAGGGGTTCTATCACCAGCGCTACGACCCGGCCCCCTGGCTCGGGCTGCTCCATGGCGACGGGGTGCTGGCGCTGCAACTGGATCACGTCTATTCCAGCGGCTGGTTCCTGGCCCTGCTGGCCTGGCTGGGTCTCTCCCTGCTGCTATGCAGCTGGCGGCGTCAGTGGCCAGCGCTCTCGGCCTCCCTGCGCTGGATCGACTACCGCTCACCGCGTCAGCTCAGCAAGCTCAGTGTCGCCCAGACGCTGGTCTGCGCCGATTCCCAGGCCGCACTGGAGAGGCTGGATCTGGAGCTGCGCCGTCAGGGGTGGAGCATCCGCCGCCAGGACGATCGCCTCGCCGCCCGTCGTGGCGTGGCCGGTCGCGTCGGCCCGCTGCTGGTGCATGCGGGCCTGGTCGTCCTGATGGTGGGCGCCGCCTGGGGCGCTCTCGGGGGTCAGCGGCTCGAGCAGTTCCTGGCGCCGGGCCGTGAGCTTGAGCTGATGGACAGCCGCGGCCGCACCCAGCTGACGGTGGCTCTCGACGCCTTCGCGATCGAGCGTGACCCGGCGGGCCGGCCGGAGCAGTTCCGCTCCGAGCTGCGCCTGATCCCGCCAGGGCCGGATGCCGTGCCGGCTCCTGCCCAGCCGGATCAAGGTCTCCCCTCCCCTTCTTCCGTCCCTGACGGCGGCGAGGTGGTCCCCAGGGCCCTGCGAGCTGAGATCAGCGTCAATCACCCACTGCGCCACCGCGGCATGACTCTGTATCAGGCTGACTGGGCCCTGGCGGCGCTCAACGTCCAGCTGGGCCGCAGCCCGGTGCTGCAGCTTCCCCTGCAGAGCCTTCCCCAGCTGGGTGAGCAGGTCTGGGGGGTGGTCATGCCCACCCGGCCGGATGGCAGTGAGCCGGTGCTGCTCACCCTCTCCAGCGAGGAGGGGCCCGTTCAGGTGTTCGGTTCGGATGGCCTCCGAGTGGCCCAGCTGGTGCCTGGGGGCGAGGCGCAGGAGGTGCTCGGCCTGCCGATCAGGGTGGCTTCGGTGCTCCCCGCCAGCGGCATCCTGCTCAAGCGCGACCCCGGCGTGCCGCTGGTCTACGCCGGCTTCGCCATTGCCCTGATGGGGGGCGGACTGAGCCTGCTGGCCACCCGTCAGCTCTGGGCGATCAGTGAGCCCGCGGCTGCTCGCCTGCATGTGGCGGGCCTGTGCAATCGCAATCTCACCGCCTTCGCGGCTGAGCTGCCGCAGCTGCTCAGCAGGGTTGCCGCTGACCGTGACTGACCCGCACGACGGTGTGGACATTGCCGCGCGGGTTGAAGTCCGCCACCAGCTCCATCCACACCGGATCGCAGGCCGCGACCAGGTCGTCAAGGATGCGGTTGACCACCTCCTCATGGGAGATGGTGCGATCCCGGTAGCTGTTCACATACAGCTTGATCGCCTTCAGTTCCAGCACCCGCGGACCGGGCTGGTACAGCAGCCGCAGCACCGCGAAATCGGGATAGCCCGAGAAGGGGCAGAGGCAGGTGAATTCCGGCAGCTCGATCGAGACCTCGTAGGCCCGCCCAGGCCGGGGGTTGTCGAAGCAGATCAGCTGGGCCTCGGCGATGGCCCGCTCGCCGTAGAGCGGCGTGCGGGTCTGCTCGGAGACGCTGCTGGCCTCGGCGCTGGAGACGCTGGAACTGGTGGCGGTGGCCATGGGCCCTGGAGACACATCGATCGTTCCCGGACCGTACTGGATCGGTCCGGGCCGGCCGGCGGCGGCGTGCCCGTGCGTGCCCGGCTGCGCATGCAGCGTCGCTCAGGGCCCAGGGCGCTGCCTTTGGGTGGCTCCCGGTTCCGGTGGAGCCGCTCCGGCGATGGCGCCTCCTGCGTAGCAACGGTTACGACGACTCTCGTCGCTCTCGGGCCTAATGACCCTGCCCGTTCACCCGGGCCCGCACTTCAGGCGCCGGGATTCCGCCGTTTCCCTGTCGCGAAGTGCTCAGGGTGGCTTGCCCTGCTCCTGCCAGCCCTCCAGACTCCAACTGAGACAACCCCTCACCCATGAAGAAGATCGAGGCCATCATTCGTCCCTTCAAGCTGGAAGACGTCAAGATCGCCCTGGTGAACGCCGGCATCGTCGGCATGACGGTGAGCGAGGTGCGCGGGTTCGGCCGCCAGAAGGGCCAGGTGGAGCGCTACCGCGGCTCCGAGTTCACCGTCGAGTTCCTGCAGAAGCTCAAGCTCGAGATCGTCGTCGATGACGATCGCGTCGACACCGTGGTCACCGCCATCCAGGATGCGGCCCGCACCGGCGAGATCGGCGACGGCAAGATCTTCATCAGCGCCATCGATGCCGTGATCCGCATCCGCACTGGCGATCGCGACAGCGAAGCCATCTGACGCGCTTCGATGGTCGGGGGGGAGACGGAGCCTGAAGCGATTCAGGTGCCCTCTCCTCTCGCGTTGTGTCGACACTGTTCCAGGGGTGATGCCGTCTGGGCGGCCTCGCCTGTTGCGGCGCTCATCCCCCCTTCCCAGCCATGGTGCGCTGCACAACGGCGTTCACCTCGGCTTCCGTCAGCAGGGGCGCCGCAGCCGCGGCCAGCGCATCAGGCTCTCGCAGCCAGAGCAGGTATTCGTGGTTGCCGGCCGGTCCGGTGATCGGAGAGGCCACCAGCCCAGCGGGCGCCCAGGTGAGCTGTCCGGCCGCTTCGATCACCGTCAGGATCGCGTCGCAGTGGGCACGCGGGTCGCGCACGACGCCCCCTTTCCCGACCCGCTCACGACCCACTTCGAACTGCGGTTTGACCAGCAGCACCGCTTCCGGTTCCGCTGCGGCCGGCACTGCGGACTGTTCTCTTGAGCGCAGCAGGCCCCGGAGCGCCGGCAGCACCCGGGTCAGTGAGATGAAGGACACATCGGCCACCGCCAGATCGGGCCAGGGGTTGCCCGGGCCATAGAGATCGGCCGGCTGCAGGTGCCTGAGGTTGGTGCGCTCGCGCAGCACGACGCGGGGGTCGGTGCGCAGGCTCCAGGCCGTCTGGCCATAGCCGACGTCGATGCCATAGACGCGCTGGGCGCCGTGCTGCAGCAGGCAGTCACTGAAGCCGCCGGTGGAGATGCCGCCGTCGAGGCAGATCCGCCCCTGCACCTGGATCGGCCATGCCTCCAGTGCCGCCAGCAGCTTCTCGCCGCCGCGGGAGACGAAGCGTGGTGGCGTCTCCACATGGAGTTCCAGATCGGGCAGGACCTCCGTGCCCGGTTTGTCGAGCAGCTGATCGCCGCCGCGCACCTTGCCGGCGCGGATCAGCTGCTGCGCCTGTTGGCGGCTGGCGGCCAGGCCGCGCCGCACCAGTTCCAGATCAAGACGCTGCCTGCGGGCCATGGACCGCCACTCCCCCGATGCATCACAGTCCGTTTCCGTTCTTCATCGAACCACAGACGAAACCGAACAAAATCCGAGAGAGCGCCGGCGCTGCCCAAAGTCGCCGGAAGATGGCGCCACTCCCGCACCAGACGCGATGGCCCATGCTCCTGAACCGACTGGCCACGGCATGACTGCTCCACAGCCGCTCCGCGCTGCGGCAACGTCCACGGTGCTGGAGCTGCTGCAACCGGGAGCCTTCGTCAAGCTCCGCAACCAGCCTGAGGATCTCCCCCCCTTCCAGCTGATCCGCTGCCGGGGCGGCCGCTGCTGGGTGCGGCAGCAGGCCTGGGGCCGTCTGGTGCACTGGGAGGTGGCCCACCGCCAGCTCACCGCCGTCGCCTGAGCCTCCGGGGAAGACCTGATCGGCGAGTCCGTAGGTTGGGATCGACGACACTTTTCCACCGGCCTTGATCGAGCGCTACACCCTGCCCGAGATGGGCCAGATCTGGAGTGAGGAGGCGAAGTTCCAGAGCTGGCTTGATGTGGAGATCGCCGCCACGGAGGCGAACTGCGAGCTGGGGCGCGTGCCCTCCGAGGCGGTGGCGACGATCAAGGAGAAGGCGTCCTTCTCGGTGGAGCGCATTCTCGAGATCGAGGCAGAGGTGCGCCACGACGTGATCGCCTTCCTCACCAACGTCAATGAGCACGTGGGTGATGCGGGCCGCTATATCCACGTCGGCATGACCAGCTCCGATGTGCTCGACACCGGCCTGGCGCTGCAGATGAAGGCCTCGGTGCGGCTGCTGCGCAGCGAGCTCGACCGTCTGGCCGAGGCGATCCGCGAGCTGGCCCGTGCCCACAAGGGCACCGTGATGATCGGCCGCAGCCACGCGATCCATGGCGAGCCGATCACCTTCGGTTTCAAGGTGGCCGGCTGGCTGGCGGAGGTGGAGCGC
It contains:
- the apcB gene encoding allophycocyanin subunit beta — translated: MQDAITNVINQADVQGLYLDPGAMGRLEQYFASGELRVRAAATISANASAIIKEAVAKSLLYSDITRPGGNMYTTRRYAACIRDLDYYLRYATYAMLAGDTSILDERVLNGLKETYNSLGVPIGATVQSIQAMKEATAALVGPDAGREMGVYFDYICSGLG
- a CDS encoding phycobilisome linker polypeptide; translated protein: MRLFKITACIPCPEKVRTQRELQNTYFTKWVPYSSWFAEQQRIMKQGGKILKVELATGRRQQSCGN
- a CDS encoding allophycocyanin, with protein sequence MSIVSNSIINADAEARYLSPGELDQIKSFVAGGQRRLRVAQVLAESRERIVKQAGGQLFQKRPDVISPGGNAYGEEMTASCLRDMDYYLRLVTYGVVAGDVTPIEEIGIIGAREMYRALGTPLEAMAEAVREMKNVATSILTGADAEEAGFYFDYVVGALS
- a CDS encoding cytochrome c biogenesis CcdA family protein, encoding MFSPALLLADWGRSGELLLQNSLSHPGPLTLGLVFTGGLLTSLGPCSLSLLPVTLAYLAGFGGDTAPLPQQARSLPWQRSLSFTAGIVAALVLLGGGSALLGRLYGSLPSQIPLLVAVVAVLMGLNLLGLLPIPLPAGPDPERWRRLVPAPLGPLAAGLAFGLASTPCTTPVLAVLLAWIAQNGRPLTGMLLLISFGAGQVIPLLLAGTAAAILPSLLRLRRVGQWIPPLSGVVLLTTGCLTLLAQIP
- a CDS encoding FtsW/RodA/SpoVE family cell cycle protein, which translates into the protein MSTSTRALPVDADAVSGRRRGILPLPWSLWPAEARLLLGLVALWSCFGLLVLTSASWFVADREMGDAAFYLKRQLIWLIASWGLLLLAIRNTMRRWLHLAAPALLIGMALIAATLVIGSTVNGASRWLVIGPLQIQPTELIKPFIVLQGAVLFSHWRRIAKDQKLLWLAIFGAVMLLILKQPNLSTAALIGLLLWLMALAGGLPLVLLLGAAGGGGLLGTFSIMVNEYQRLRVTSFLDPWRDQQGDGYQLVQSLLAIGSGGPLGQGFGLSTQKLQYLPIQTTDFIFAVFAEEFGYVGSLMLLLFLMVFGFVGLRIALSCRSNQHRLVAIGCTTLLVGQSILNIAVASGAMPTTGLPLPLISYGGNSLLSSLFVAGLLIRCSLETTGLEGNRPRRQRSVPASIG
- a CDS encoding TlyA family RNA methyltransferase translates to MARRQRLDLELVRRGLAASRQQAQQLIRAGKVRGGDQLLDKPGTEVLPDLELHVETPPRFVSRGGEKLLAALEAWPIQVQGRICLDGGISTGGFSDCLLQHGAQRVYGIDVGYGQTAWSLRTDPRVVLRERTNLRHLQPADLYGPGNPWPDLAVADVSFISLTRVLPALRGLLRSREQSAVPAAAEPEAVLLVKPQFEVGRERVGKGGVVRDPRAHCDAILTVIEAAGQLTWAPAGLVASPITGPAGNHEYLLWLREPDALAAAAAPLLTEAEVNAVVQRTMAGKGG
- a CDS encoding cytochrome c biogenesis protein ResB; the protein is MTASAPQPWRPLQRLLGLISDLRLAIALLLLIALGSGIGTAIPQQESEGFYHQRYDPAPWLGLLHGDGVLALQLDHVYSSGWFLALLAWLGLSLLLCSWRRQWPALSASLRWIDYRSPRQLSKLSVAQTLVCADSQAALERLDLELRRQGWSIRRQDDRLAARRGVAGRVGPLLVHAGLVVLMVGAAWGALGGQRLEQFLAPGRELELMDSRGRTQLTVALDAFAIERDPAGRPEQFRSELRLIPPGPDAVPAPAQPDQGLPSPSSVPDGGEVVPRALRAEISVNHPLRHRGMTLYQADWALAALNVQLGRSPVLQLPLQSLPQLGEQVWGVVMPTRPDGSEPVLLTLSSEEGPVQVFGSDGLRVAQLVPGGEAQEVLGLPIRVASVLPASGILLKRDPGVPLVYAGFAIALMGGGLSLLATRQLWAISEPAAARLHVAGLCNRNLTAFAAELPQLLSRVAADRD
- the queF gene encoding preQ(1) synthase, which produces MATATSSSVSSAEASSVSEQTRTPLYGERAIAEAQLICFDNPRPGRAYEVSIELPEFTCLCPFSGYPDFAVLRLLYQPGPRVLELKAIKLYVNSYRDRTISHEEVVNRILDDLVAACDPVWMELVADFNPRGNVHTVVRVSHGQRQPC
- a CDS encoding P-II family nitrogen regulator is translated as MKKIEAIIRPFKLEDVKIALVNAGIVGMTVSEVRGFGRQKGQVERYRGSEFTVEFLQKLKLEIVVDDDRVDTVVTAIQDAARTGEIGDGKIFISAIDAVIRIRTGDRDSEAI